From Burkholderiales bacterium, the proteins below share one genomic window:
- a CDS encoding riboflavin synthase encodes MFTGIVQAVGRVREATPRGEGLRLTIDAGDLDLEDVSIGDSIAVNGVCLTVVEKGDSHFKVEVSAETLRCTTGFAPGDAVNLEKALRLADRLGGHLVSGHVDGVGVVTRREALAECVLLEVEAPPALARYIAAKGSITLDGVSLTVNEVEGERFRVNLIPHTLLVTTLTHLAPGRRVNLEVDLLARYAERLLTYTPPGA; translated from the coding sequence ATGTTTACAGGCATCGTGCAGGCGGTGGGCCGGGTGCGGGAGGCAACGCCGCGCGGGGAGGGGCTTCGGCTCACCATCGACGCCGGGGACCTCGATCTGGAGGATGTGTCCATTGGCGACAGCATCGCGGTCAACGGGGTGTGCCTCACCGTGGTGGAGAAGGGCGACAGTCACTTCAAGGTAGAGGTGTCGGCGGAGACCCTGCGCTGCACCACGGGCTTTGCCCCGGGCGATGCGGTGAATCTGGAAAAGGCGCTGCGCCTTGCGGACCGCCTGGGCGGCCATCTGGTCTCGGGGCATGTGGATGGCGTGGGGGTGGTGACGCGACGGGAGGCGCTGGCCGAGTGTGTGCTGCTGGAGGTGGAGGCACCCCCCGCCCTTGCCCGCTACATCGCGGCAAAGGGCTCCATCACCCTCGATGGCGTGAGCCTCACCGTGAACGAGGTGGAGGGGGAACGCTTCCGCGTCAATCTCATTCCCCACACCTTGCTGGTGACGACGCTCACGCATCTCGCACCCGGCCGTAGGGTGAACCTGGAGGTGGACCTCCTCGCCCGCTATGCGGAGCGCCTGCTGACCTATACCCCGCCCGGGGCGTGA
- the ribD gene encoding bifunctional diaminohydroxyphosphoribosylaminopyrimidine deaminase/5-amino-6-(5-phosphoribosylamino)uracil reductase RibD has protein sequence MFSAADHEFMARALRLAEAGLFGTSPNPRVGCVLVREGRVVGEGYHRRAGEAHAEVVALAAAGPAARGATVYVTLEPCAHHGRTPPCTDALLSAGVARVVVAMEDPNPLVAGRGIARLREAGIPVEVGLLENEARELNIGFVSRMTRGRPWVRMKCAASLDGRTALANGVSKWITGPAARHDVQYWRARSCAILTGAGTVLADDPRLDVREIDTPRQPRRIVLDSHLSLSPQARILQGGNTVVITAAEDAALLATFREQGVTVVEMGRKGGDVDLVRLMGWLAAQEVNELLVEAGATLNGALLEAGVVDELVLYLAPTVLGSPARGLFKLPEFTRMEERIDLVIRDVRAVGRDLRIIARLSGRRET, from the coding sequence ATGTTTTCTGCTGCCGACCATGAATTCATGGCCCGCGCGCTGCGCCTGGCCGAAGCAGGGCTGTTTGGCACCAGTCCCAATCCACGCGTGGGCTGTGTGCTGGTGCGGGAGGGCCGGGTGGTGGGCGAGGGTTATCATCGCCGCGCGGGCGAAGCCCACGCCGAGGTGGTTGCACTCGCGGCGGCGGGGCCGGCGGCCCGCGGGGCGACGGTTTATGTGACCCTGGAACCCTGTGCCCATCACGGGCGCACGCCCCCCTGCACCGATGCCCTCCTCAGTGCCGGTGTGGCGCGGGTGGTGGTGGCCATGGAGGATCCCAACCCATTGGTCGCCGGACGCGGTATTGCGCGGCTGCGCGAAGCGGGCATCCCGGTGGAGGTCGGTCTGCTGGAAAACGAGGCGCGCGAGCTCAACATCGGCTTCGTCTCCCGCATGACCCGTGGCCGGCCCTGGGTGCGCATGAAATGCGCGGCGAGCCTCGACGGACGGACGGCGCTGGCCAACGGCGTGTCGAAATGGATCACCGGCCCCGCCGCGCGCCATGACGTGCAGTACTGGCGGGCCCGCTCCTGCGCCATCCTCACCGGGGCCGGCACCGTGCTCGCCGACGATCCCCGCCTCGATGTGCGGGAGATCGATACGCCACGCCAGCCGCGGCGCATCGTGCTGGACAGCCACCTGAGCCTGTCACCCCAGGCCAGAATTCTGCAGGGAGGCAACACCGTGGTCATCACCGCGGCGGAGGATGCCGCGCTCCTTGCCACGTTCCGTGAGCAGGGCGTGACGGTGGTGGAAATGGGCCGCAAAGGGGGCGACGTGGATCTCGTGCGCCTGATGGGCTGGCTTGCGGCGCAGGAGGTGAACGAGCTTCTGGTGGAAGCGGGGGCGACTCTCAACGGCGCGCTGCTCGAAGCCGGCGTGGTGGATGAGCTGGTGCTCTATCTCGCCCCCACCGTGCTGGGCAGCCCGGCGCGGGGGCTCTTTAAGCTTCCGGAGTTCACCCGCATGGAGGAACGCATCGACCTCGTCATTCGCGATGTGCGCGCGGTGGGGCGAGACCTGCGGATCATCGCCCGGCTGAGCGGGCGGAGGGAGACGTGA